Proteins encoded by one window of Primulina huaijiensis isolate GDHJ02 chromosome 1, ASM1229523v2, whole genome shotgun sequence:
- the LOC140991154 gene encoding aldehyde dehydrogenase family 3 member F1-like has protein sequence MRNLSVPFRSVLFRWPPQQELVQCMFACTFQSRETFDGRALIHDLMKLARSYLLLQNLQVEVTQLREAFDSGRTKEESWRRLQLKNLISLLEEKENDISQALKQDLGKHPIESYRDEIGPLIKSLNYALNGLKKWMSGRKADLPLAAFPSSAVLVPEPLGVVLIISSWNFPFGVSLEPLIGAICAGNAVVLKPSELAPASASVLANLIHTYLDPKAIKVIQGGVSVGEQLLQLKWDKIFFTGSAPVARIVMTAAAKNLTPVTIELGGKCPAVVDSLSSSWDKTIAIKRILAAKFGICAGQACISIDYILVEKKFVSTLVELLKAATLSMFGVNPKETNSIARIINKYHFTRLKNLLNEPSTKASIVYGGSLDEDNLFIEATILVDPPLETGVMTEEIFGPVLPIITLENIEDSIMFLKSKPKPLVIYAFTNNEGLKKRLSLETSSGSVVFNDAIVQYAADSLPFGGVGESGFGRYHGKFSFDEFSYEKAVVRRGYLVDFWFRYPPWNNHKLQLFKSAYRFDYLGIVLIMLGLKKS, from the exons ATGCGAAATCTATCTGTTCCGTTCCGTTCTGTTCTGTTCCGTTGGCCACCCCAACAAGAACTCGTGCAATGCATGTTCGCCTGCACGTTCCAATCAAGGGAAACGTTTGATGGCAGGGCACTGATCCATGATTTAATGAAGCTGGCACGGAGCTACTTGTTGCTACAAA ATTTGCAAGTGGAGGTGACTCAGTTGAGGGAAGCATTTGACTCTGGGAGGACCAAGGAAGAATCTTGGAGGAGGTTGCAGCTCAAGAATTTGATATCTCTGCTGGAAGAGAAAGAGAATGATATATCTCAAGCTCTGAAACAAGATTTAGGGAAGCATCCAATCGAATCTTATAGAGATGAG ATTGGACCTttgataaagtctttgaattaTGCGTTGAATGGGTTGAAGAAATGGATGTCAGGCAGAAAG GCTGATTTGCCGCTTGCTGCATTCCCATCTAGTGCTGTCTTAGTCCCTGAGCCCCTTGGAGTTGTTCTCATCATATCATCTTGGAATTTCCCATTTG GAGTGTCTTTGGAACCATTGATCGGAGCAATTTGTGCGGGGAACGCAGTTGTTTTGAAGCCGTCGGAGCTTGCTCCTGCATCCGCCTCGGTTTTAGCCAACTTGATTCACACTTACTTGGATCCTAAAGCTATAAAAGTCATTCAAGGTGGTGTTTCAGTTGGTGAGCAGCTATTACAACTTAAATGGGACAAGATTTTCTTCACAG GAAGTGCACCAGTAGCACGTATAGTCATGACCGCTGCAGCAAAGAATCTCACTCCTGTTACTATAGAGTTAGGAGGAAAATGCCCTGCAGTTGTTGATTCTCTTTCAAGTTCTTGGGATAAAACG ATTGCGATAAAACGTATCCTTGCTGCGAAATTCGGGATTTGTGCTGGACAAGCTTGCATAAGCATTGATTACATTCTCGTGGAAAAGAAATTTGTATCCACTCTG GTAGAATTACTGAAGGCTGCTACACTGAGTATGTTCGGAGTAAATCCAAAAGAAACCAACAGCATCGCGAGGATCATAAACAAATATCACTTTACGCGACTCAAGAATCTCTTAAATGAGCCCTCAACCAAGGCTTCTATTGTCTATGGCGGTTCGTTAGACGAAGACAACCT GTTCATCGAAGCAACTATATTGGTCGATCCACCATTAGAAACTGGAGTCATGACTGAAGAAATCTTTGGTCCAGTCCTTCCTATAATCACT TTGGAAAATATTGAAGATAGTATTATGTTCCTCAAATCGAAGCCTAAGCCGCTTGTAATATACGCATTCACTAATAATGAAGGCCTAAAGAAGAGGTTATCTTTAGAGACATCCTCAGGAAGTGTGGTTTTTAATGATGCGATAGTTCAA TATGCGGCGGACTCTCTTCCATTCGGAGGAGTTGGGGAAAGTGGTTTTGGTAGATATCACGGGAAATTCTCGTTCGATGAGTTCTCATACGAGAAGGCAGTTGTAAGACGTGGCTATCTTGTGGATTTTTGGTTCCGGTATCCCCCTTGGAACAATCATAAGTTGCAGCTCTTCAAATCTGCATACAGATTTGATTATCTGGGAATTGTTCTCATTATGTTGGGCTTGAAAAAGTCTTGA